Proteins co-encoded in one Oreochromis aureus strain Israel breed Guangdong linkage group 3, ZZ_aureus, whole genome shotgun sequence genomic window:
- the LOC120438555 gene encoding C-type mannose receptor 2-like — protein MEDWAGIQSSSIMERILLCVCCFSGWFVSTCCPRQYHYVDDAKTWTEAQSYCQQTHTDLASIENTEEMKQLNSTVSSAAHSSELWIGLYSQIRWRWSDGLTGSGADYRNWDTSEYEPDFYSGVQFCVSSLEGKWWDFQCREKLQFICYRGSQMNPEFDLVDKEMSWSDARRYCRENFLDLATVKNPGENQQVHEKAQSKRVWIGLHREPHIYWSDGTKYSFSNWASGMNPFRGMSKICAALTRSGEWKTLSCETRLPFVCYSLPTPVKRQVVKLTVHVEDPPVDLNDSAVKAELLTRVKEQLKKKGVGGVSVRWRVQPYGKLLAGDGRRKKTLREKEKCFRSFSA, from the exons AATCCAGAGCAGCAGCATCATGGAGAGGATCCTGCTGTGTGTCTGCTGCTTCTCAG GCTGGTTTGTCTCCACATGCTGTCCCCGTCAGTACCACTATGTGGATGATGCAAAGACTTGGACTGAAGCTCAGAGCTACTGCCAACAGACTCACACAGACCTGGCCTCCATCGAGAACACTGAAGAAATGAAGCAGCTGAACAGCACAGTTTCATCTGCCGCTCACAGCTCTGAGCTCTGGATCGGTCTGTACAGTCAGATCAGGTGGAGGTGGTCAGATGGGCTCACAGGGAGTGGAGCTGACTACAGGAACTGGGACACTTCTGAATATGAACCAGATTTTTACTCTGGGGTTCAGTTCTGTGTGTCCTCTTTAGAAGGAAAATGGTGGGATTTTCAGTGCAGAGAGAAGCTCCAGTTTATTTGCTACAGAG GATCTCAGATGAACCCTGAGTTTGATTTGGTGGATAAAGAAATGAGTTGGTCCGATGCTCGAAGGTACTGCAGGGAGAACTTCTTGGACCTGGCCACTGTCAAGAACCCCGGAGAGAACCAACAAGTCCATGAAAAGGCTCAGAGTAAAAGGGTGTGGATTGGCCTGCACAGAGAGCCACACATTTACTGGTCTGATGGCACAAAGTACTCATTCTCAAACTGGGCCAGTGGGATGAACCCGTTTAGGGGTATGAGTAAGATCTGTGCAGCTCTGACTCGTTCAGGAGAATGGAAGACTTTGTCCTGTGAAACAAGATTACCATTTGTCTGCTACAGCCTCCCTACACCTG TAAAGAGGCAGGTAGTGAAGCTCACAGTACATGTGGAGGACCCTCCTGTGGATCTGAATGACTCTGCTGTGAAAGCAGAACTGCTGACAAGG GTgaaggagcagctgaagaagaaagGAGTGGGTGGAGTCAGTGTGAGGTGGAGAGTGCAGCCGTATGGGAAGCTCTTGGCTGGAGatggaagaagaaagaagactctgagagaaaaagaaaaatgtttcagaagcttTTCTGCTTGA